The Cucurbita pepo subsp. pepo cultivar mu-cu-16 chromosome LG08, ASM280686v2, whole genome shotgun sequence genome contains a region encoding:
- the LOC111800251 gene encoding uncharacterized protein LOC111800251: MMDESFTFPSKDFMAKDVELNSLPLHDQLKVDDLFLQDDLQVTQKFTSYCLVFSIVYSVITPPSSNDTSTKRIIDPPTTKYPISSPITHDSEYDASMSSDESEAYLVEIIKLSVEGSFAEAF; the protein is encoded by the exons ATGATGGATGAAAGTTTCACTTTTCCATCGAAGGATTTTATGGCCAAAGATGTCGAGTTGAATTCTCTTCCTTTGCATGATCAGCTAAAGGTGGATGATCTTTTTCTTCAAGATGACCTTCAGGTTACGCAAAAATTCACCAGCTACTGTTTGGTATTCTCAATCGTTTATTCAG TGATCACTCCTCCAAGTTCAAATGACACTTCAACAAAACGTATCATTGACCCTCCCACCACAAAGTATCCTATCTCCTCTCCAATTACTCATGATTCCGAATATGATGCTAGTATGAGCAGTGATGAATCTGAAGCATATTTAGTTGAGATAATAAAACTTTCTGTCGAAGGCTCTTTTGCAGAAGCATTTTAA